The following proteins come from a genomic window of Triticum aestivum cultivar Chinese Spring chromosome 6A, IWGSC CS RefSeq v2.1, whole genome shotgun sequence:
- the LOC123127764 gene encoding CLIP-associated protein isoform X1 translates to MEAALEAARSKDTKERLAGVERLHEALEAAARRGLTAAEVTALVDTCMDLTRDANFRVAQGGLHALSAAAVLAGDHFKIHLNALVPAAVERLGDGKQPVRDASRQLLVTLMEVSSPTIIVERAGSYAWTHKNWRVREEFVRTLATAVGLFASTELLLQRVFLSPVLQLLNDLNQSVREAAISCIQEMYKNMGSQFHEELQRHNLPSYMLKEINSRLDKIEPKVPSSDVARTQYRAMERSVSAHPKRGSPRKKNTSRESTLFGGDTDITEKPVEPIRVHSEKELFREIEKIASALNPEKDWSIRIAAMQRIEALVYGGAIDYPSFFVLLKQLVHPLSSQLADRRSSIVKQACHLLNVLSKELLSDFEACAEIFIPALFKLVVITVLVIAESSDNCVKTILRNCKVSRIVPLIADTAKNDRSAILRARCCEYALLILEYWADAPEIQRSADLYEDLIKCCVADAMSEVRATARSCYRMFIKTWPERSRRLFMSFDPAIQRIINDEDGGMHKRYPSSLHEKGAQLSRSSSHASGTHLTGYGTSSIVAMDKGAAISSESSLSSSMLLSQSKATGRHAERSIESVLSSSKQKVSAIESLLKGVGISGRQNFSAVRSTSLDLGVDPPSSRDPHIPLAAPASDHLSLQSSALLDSSLPSISIRRNGGSRLVDAMPQVDTKERSRSPYSRNLSSEPMSDLSVPYLRRSSGRSQDDSIMDESNDTWPRPNRRSPQMHTDKHFTDMAYRDASYRNSQNNHVPHFQRPLRKQVASRVSVGVRHSFDDGHVPSNEMSGYTDGPASLNEALSEGLSPSSDWVARVAAFNFVQTLLQLGQKGIQEITQNFEKVMKLFFRYLDDPHHKVAQAAFSTLADIIPACKKPFESYVERILPYVFSRLIDPKELVSKPCSSTLEVVGRTYAVDTLLPAIVRSLDEQRSPKAKLAVLEFANKSFSKYKVDSEGYSNSGFLKLWLSKLAPLIHEKNAKLKETSIKGIISVYSHFDSIAVLNFILNLSIEEQNLVRRSLKQYTPRIEVDLVNYLQSKKERSRPKSYEYEQIDFGTSEDGYNPTSRNSYPFGRVSASSFDNESGKRMHTVQESTFLTGRTTSDARTDHANQCFEPSSEADIFTASRESKSNARSVVEAARSWADYPEKSDATIDDENSVGTPRLDFVRRVSDGHNNAAVTTVGKNIQDMDQFVDLSSVKVVSHTTDGPSVPQLLHRIISNDGEVSSQDKQDALQQLLQASANNDNSIWTKYFNQILTTILEVWDDSDSSVRELSLSLVAEMLRNQKDQMEESIEIILEKLVQMTKDVVAKISNEANQCLNVVLAKYDPFRCLAVIVPLLVTDDEKTLVMCINCLTKLVGRLSQEELVAQLPSFLPALFDAFNNQSPDIRKTVVFCLVDIYIMLGKAFVPYLEGLSSTQLRLVTIYANRISQARSGAPIDANQ, encoded by the exons ATGGAGGCGGCGCTGGAGGCGGCGCGCTCCAAGGACACCAAGGAGCGCCTGGCCGGGGTGGAGCGCCTGCACGAGGCCCTGGAGGCCGCGGCGCGCCGCGGGCTCACCGCGGCCGAGGTCACGGCGCTCGTCGACACCTGCATGGATCTCACCAGGGACGCCAACTTCCGGGTCGCGCAGGGCGGCCTgcacgcgctctccgccgccgccgtgctcgccggcgaccacttcaAGATCCACCTCAATGCCCTCGTGCCCGCCGCCGTCGAGCGACTCGGCGACGGCAAGCAGCCCGTCCGTGACGCCTCCCGCCAGCTCCTCGTCACGCTCATGGAG GTTTCTTCTCCAACAATCATTGTTGAAAGAGCTGGAAGTTATGCTTGGACTCACAAGAACTGGAGGGTGCGAGAAGAGTTTGTGCGCACTCTTGCAACGGCAGTTGGGCTTTTTGCTTCTACAGAGCTCCTTCTACAGCGAGTGTTTCTTTCACCT GTCCTGCAATTGTTGAATGATTTGAATCAAAGTGTTAGAGAGGCTGCAATCTCCTGTATTCAG GAGATGTACAAAAATATGGGATCTCAGTTCCATGAAGAGTTGCAGCGCCATAATCTGCCTTCTTATATG CTAAAGGAAATAAATTCAAGATTGGATAAAATAGAACCAAAGGTTCCCTCATCTGATGTTGCTAGAACGCAATATAGGGCCATGGAAAGATCTGTTAGTGCTCATCCCAAAAGAGGTAGTCCAAGGAAAAAAAACACATCAAGGGAAAGCACATTATTTGGAG GTGACACAGATATTACCGAAAAACCGGTGGAACCCATAAGAGTTCATTCAGAGAAAGAATTATTTAGAGAGATTGAGAAGATTGCATCTGCCCTTAATCCAGAAAAGGACTGGTCTATACGTATTGCTGCAATGCAAAGGATCGAAGCCTTGGTATATGGAG GCGCAATTGATTATCCATCATTTTTCGTGCTCTTGAAGCAGCTAGTTCATCCATTGTCCTCTCAGCTAGCCGATCGACGGTCTAGCATTGTAAAGCAG GCATGTCATCTACTTAATGTACTATCGAAGGAACTCCTCAGCGACTTTGAAGCATGTGCTGAGATATTTATTCCG GCACTTTTTAAGCTTGTTGTCATAACTGTGCTTGTGATTGCCGAATCTTCAGACAACTGTGTAAAAACT ATCCTGCGGAACTGCAAGGTTTCACGTATTGTTCCACTTATAGCTGACACAGCAAAAAATGACCGCAGTGCAATTCTCCGTGCCAG GTGTTGTGAGTATGCACTTCTAATATTGGAATATTGGGCCGATGCTCCAGAAATACAACGCTCAGCTGATTTATACGAAGATCTAATAAAGTGCTGTGTGGCAGATGCAATGAGCGAG GTTCGTGCAACTGCAAGAAGTTGCTATAGGATGTTCATAAAGACATGGCCTGAGCGTTCACGTCGGCTTTTTATGTCATTTGATCCTGCAATACAGAGG ATTATTAATGATGAAGATGGGGGCATGCACAAGCGATATCCTTCATCGTTGCATGAGAAGGGTGCTCAACTTTCTCGTTCCTCATCTCATGCAAGTGGTACACATTTGACCGGATACGGCACTTCATCTATTGTTGCAATGGACAAGGGTGCAGCAATTTCTTCCGAATCATCTCTCTCGTCAAGCATGCTCCTGTCGCAGTCGAAGGCAACTGGTAGACATGCTGAAAGAAGCATAGAGAGTGTGCTTAGTTCAAGCAAACAAAAGGTTTCAGCCATTGAGAGTTTATTGAAAGGTGTAGGCATCTCAGGCAGGCAAAATTTCTCAGCTGTGCGCTCAACAAGCTTGGATCTTG GAGTTGATCCTCCATCCTCTCGTGATCCTCATATACCGCTTGCTGCGCCTGCTTCGGATCACCTTTCTTTGCAGAGTTCTGCATTGTTGGACTCATCCCTCCCTAGCATAAGTATCAGAAGAAATGGTGGTTCACGTTTGGTAGATGCCATGCCTCAGGTAGACACCAAAGAGCGATCGAGGTCACCATATTCGCGTAATCTATCATCTGAACCCATGTCGGATTTGTCAGTGCCTTATTTAAGAAGATCTTCAGGGAGATCTCAAGATGATAGCATTATGGATGAGAGTAATGATACATGGCCAAGGCCTAACAGGCGATCGCCACAGATGCATACGGACAAGCACTTCACTGATATGGCTTATAGGGATGCCAGTTACAGAAATTCGCAAAACAACCATGTTCCACACTTCCAAAGGCCGCTTAGGAAGCAAGTGGCATCAAGGGTTTCTGTGGGTGTCAGACACAGTTTTGATGATGGCCATGTCCCATCGAATGAGATGTCTGGATATACAGATGGCCCAGCATCACTAAATGAAGCCCTCTCTGAGGGTCTTAGTCCAAGTTCAGACTGGGTAGCAAGAGTTGCAGCTTTTAATTTTGTTCAGACATTATTGCAACTAGGACAGAAAGGCATTCAAGAAATTACTCAGAACTTTGAAAAGGTCATGAAGCTATTTTTTCGTTATTTGGATGATCCTCATCATAAAGTTGCACAGGCAGCTTTCTCCACACTTGCAGATATTATTCCAGCATGCAAGAAGCCATTTGAGAGCTATGTTGAAAGAATTTTACCATATGTCTTTTCAAGACTTATTGATCCAAAGGAGTTGGTTTCTAAGCCATGTTCATCAACCTTGGAAGTTGTTGGCCGAACATATGCTGTTGACACATTGTTACCTGCAATAGTACGTTCACTGGATGAACAAAGGTCTCCAAAGGCCAAACTGGCTGTTCTTGAGTTCGCTAATAAGTCATTCAGCAAGTACAAGGTAGACTCTGAAGGTTACAGTAACAGCGGCTTTCTTAAGCTCTGGCTTTCGAAACTAGCACCTTTAATACATGAAAAGAATGCAAAGTTAAAGGAAACGTCCATTAAAGGAATCATATCAGTTTATTCTCATTTTGATTCAATAGCAGTCCTAAACTTTATTCTTAATTTGTCAATTGAAGAACAAAACCTTGTGAGGCGCTCGCTCAAGCAATATACTCCTCGTATTGAGGTCGATCTGGTAAACTACTTGCAGAGCAAGAAAGAGCGTTCACGTCCCAAGTCTTATGAATATGAACAGATTGATTTTGGAACTTCTGAAGATGGTTATAATCCAACATCAAGGAATAGCTATCCATTTGGAAGGGTCTCTGCTAGTTCCTTTGACAATGAATCTGGGAAGAGGATGCATACAGTTCAAGAATCCACATTTCTTACTGGTCGAACAACCTCTGATGCCCGCACTGATCATGCCAATCaatgttttgagccttcttctgaAGCTGATATTTTTACAGCAAGTCGGGAATCAAAGAGCAATGCTCGCTCAGTTGTAGAAGCTGCACGCTCGTGGGCAGATTATCCTGAAAAATCAGATGCCACCATTGATGATGAAAATTCTGTTGGCACCCCTCGCCTGGATTTTGTCCGTCGTGTTTCTGATGGACATAATAATGCGGCTGTTACAACTGTCGGGAAAAATATACAGGACATGGATCAATTTGTTGACCTTAGTTCTGTGAAGGTTGTCTCGCATACAACTGACGGCCCCAGCGTACCACAACTTCTTCATCGG ATAATAAGTAATGATGGTGAAGTTTCATCCCAAGACAAGCAGGACGCATTGCAGCAGTTGCTGCAAGCATCTGCGAACAATGATAACTCTATATGGACAAAG TATTTCAATCAGATTTTAACAACTATCCTTGAGGTATGGGATGACTCTGATTCTTCTGTCAGGGAGCTTTCTCTATCGCTAGTTGCTGAGATGCTCCGCAATCAG AAAGATCAAATGGAAGAATCCATAGAGATTATCCTTGAAAAGCTGGTGCAGATGACCAAAGATGTTGTGGCAAAG ATTTCAAATGAAGCAAACCAGTGCTTAAATGTCGTGTTGGCAAAATATGATCCATTTAGATGCCTTGCT GTTATTGTGCCCTTGCTAGTTACTGATGATGAGAAGACACTTGTCATGTGTATCAACTGTTTGACAAAG CTTGTTGGGCGGCTTTCACAAGAGGAATTGGTGGCTCAACTCCCTTCATTTTTACCAGCACTTTTTGATGCTTTCAATAACCAGAGTCCAGATATTCGCAAG ACTGTTGTATTCTGCTTGGTGGATATCTACATCATGCTAGGGAAAGCATTTGTACCATACCTGGAGGGGCTTAGTAGCACACAGCTGCGGCTAGTAACAATCTACGCAAATCGGATATCGCAGGCAAGGTCTGGTGCACCTATCGATGCTAACCAATGA
- the LOC123127764 gene encoding CLIP-associated protein isoform X4, whose translation MEAALEAARSKDTKERLAGVERLHEALEAAARRGLTAAEVTALVDTCMDLTRDANFRVAQGGLHALSAAAVLAGDHFKIHLNALVPAAVERLGDGKQPVRDASRQLLVTLMEVSSPTIIVERAGSYAWTHKNWRVREEFVRTLATAVGLFASTELLLQRVFLSPVLQLLNDLNQSVREAAISCIQEMYKNMGSQFHEELQRHNLPSYMLKEINSRLDKIEPKVPSSDVARTQYRAMERSVSAHPKRGSPRKKNTSRESTLFGGDTDITEKPVEPIRVHSEKELFREIEKIASALNPEKDWSIRIAAMQRIEALVYGGAIDYPSFFVLLKQLVHPLSSQLADRRSSIVKQACHLLNVLSKELLSDFEACAEIFIPALFKLVVITVLVIAESSDNCVKTILRNCKVSRIVPLIADTAKNDRSAILRARCCEYALLILEYWADAPEIQRSADLYEDLIKCCVADAMSEVRATARSCYRMFIKTWPERSRRLFMSFDPAIQRIINDEDGGMHKRYPSSLHEKGAQLSRSSSHASGTHLTGYGTSSIVAMDKGAAISSESSLSSSMLLSQSKATGRHAERSIESVLSSSKQKVSAIESLLKGVGISGRQNFSAVRSTSLDLVQELILHPLVILIYRLLRLLRITFLCRVLHCWTHPSLA comes from the exons ATGGAGGCGGCGCTGGAGGCGGCGCGCTCCAAGGACACCAAGGAGCGCCTGGCCGGGGTGGAGCGCCTGCACGAGGCCCTGGAGGCCGCGGCGCGCCGCGGGCTCACCGCGGCCGAGGTCACGGCGCTCGTCGACACCTGCATGGATCTCACCAGGGACGCCAACTTCCGGGTCGCGCAGGGCGGCCTgcacgcgctctccgccgccgccgtgctcgccggcgaccacttcaAGATCCACCTCAATGCCCTCGTGCCCGCCGCCGTCGAGCGACTCGGCGACGGCAAGCAGCCCGTCCGTGACGCCTCCCGCCAGCTCCTCGTCACGCTCATGGAG GTTTCTTCTCCAACAATCATTGTTGAAAGAGCTGGAAGTTATGCTTGGACTCACAAGAACTGGAGGGTGCGAGAAGAGTTTGTGCGCACTCTTGCAACGGCAGTTGGGCTTTTTGCTTCTACAGAGCTCCTTCTACAGCGAGTGTTTCTTTCACCT GTCCTGCAATTGTTGAATGATTTGAATCAAAGTGTTAGAGAGGCTGCAATCTCCTGTATTCAG GAGATGTACAAAAATATGGGATCTCAGTTCCATGAAGAGTTGCAGCGCCATAATCTGCCTTCTTATATG CTAAAGGAAATAAATTCAAGATTGGATAAAATAGAACCAAAGGTTCCCTCATCTGATGTTGCTAGAACGCAATATAGGGCCATGGAAAGATCTGTTAGTGCTCATCCCAAAAGAGGTAGTCCAAGGAAAAAAAACACATCAAGGGAAAGCACATTATTTGGAG GTGACACAGATATTACCGAAAAACCGGTGGAACCCATAAGAGTTCATTCAGAGAAAGAATTATTTAGAGAGATTGAGAAGATTGCATCTGCCCTTAATCCAGAAAAGGACTGGTCTATACGTATTGCTGCAATGCAAAGGATCGAAGCCTTGGTATATGGAG GCGCAATTGATTATCCATCATTTTTCGTGCTCTTGAAGCAGCTAGTTCATCCATTGTCCTCTCAGCTAGCCGATCGACGGTCTAGCATTGTAAAGCAG GCATGTCATCTACTTAATGTACTATCGAAGGAACTCCTCAGCGACTTTGAAGCATGTGCTGAGATATTTATTCCG GCACTTTTTAAGCTTGTTGTCATAACTGTGCTTGTGATTGCCGAATCTTCAGACAACTGTGTAAAAACT ATCCTGCGGAACTGCAAGGTTTCACGTATTGTTCCACTTATAGCTGACACAGCAAAAAATGACCGCAGTGCAATTCTCCGTGCCAG GTGTTGTGAGTATGCACTTCTAATATTGGAATATTGGGCCGATGCTCCAGAAATACAACGCTCAGCTGATTTATACGAAGATCTAATAAAGTGCTGTGTGGCAGATGCAATGAGCGAG GTTCGTGCAACTGCAAGAAGTTGCTATAGGATGTTCATAAAGACATGGCCTGAGCGTTCACGTCGGCTTTTTATGTCATTTGATCCTGCAATACAGAGG ATTATTAATGATGAAGATGGGGGCATGCACAAGCGATATCCTTCATCGTTGCATGAGAAGGGTGCTCAACTTTCTCGTTCCTCATCTCATGCAAGTGGTACACATTTGACCGGATACGGCACTTCATCTATTGTTGCAATGGACAAGGGTGCAGCAATTTCTTCCGAATCATCTCTCTCGTCAAGCATGCTCCTGTCGCAGTCGAAGGCAACTGGTAGACATGCTGAAAGAAGCATAGAGAGTGTGCTTAGTTCAAGCAAACAAAAGGTTTCAGCCATTGAGAGTTTATTGAAAGGTGTAGGCATCTCAGGCAGGCAAAATTTCTCAGCTGTGCGCTCAACAAGCTTGGATCTTG TGCAGGAGTTGATCCTCCATCCTCTCGTGATCCTCATATACCGCTTGCTGCGCCTGCTTCGGATCACCTTTCTTTGCAGAGTTCTGCATTGTTGGACTCATCCCTCCCTAGCATAA